One Camelina sativa cultivar DH55 chromosome 3, Cs, whole genome shotgun sequence genomic window carries:
- the LOC104778053 gene encoding phospholipase A1-Igamma3, chloroplastic-like, giving the protein MASPSSPITVKNPRFFVSSPNNIFKTQAQTLILTTKFKTSSIICSSSCTSTSSSTTQENLPKKQTHVLDEKRDEKEEEEEEEEEEVGLRDIWREVQGCNNWEGLLDPMNNHLRREIIRYGEFAQGCYDSFDFDPHSKYCGSCKYHPSDFFSNLDLHLHKGYTITCYLYATSNINLPNFFQKSKLSSIWSQHANWMGYVAVATDEEEVSRLGRRDIVIAWRGTVTYLEWIYDLKDILCSANFGDDPLIKIELGFYDLYTKKEVSCKFSSFSAREQVLAEVKRLLEYYGTGEEGHEISITVTGHSLGASLALVSAYDIAELNLNYLPENNNKVPITVFSFSGPRVGNLRFKERCDELGLKVLRVVNIHDKVPSVPGIFANEKFHFQKYVEEKTSFPWSYAHVGVELALDHKKSPFLKQTRDLGCAHNLEALLHLVDGYHGKEEAETMFCSATNRDIALVNKSCDFLRSEYHVPPCWRQDENKGMVKSSDGRWVLPERPQLEPHWPEDIAHHLQQVLGNVNDYDFKPTVT; this is encoded by the coding sequence ATGGCTTCTCCATCATCACCAATAACTGTCAAGAACCCAAGATTCTTCGTTTCTTCTCCTAACAACATCTTCAAAACCCAAGCTCAAACCCTAATATTGACAACAAAGTTTAAGACTTCTTCCATCATTTGCTCGTCTTCATGTACAAGCACAAGCTCTTCAACGACTCAAGAGAATCTGCCAAAGAAACAAACTCATGTGTTAGACGAGAAACGAgatgaaaaggaagaagaagaagaagaagaagaggaagaagttggTCTTCGAGATATTTGGAGAGAAGTTCAAGGTTGCAATAATTGGGAAGGACTACTAGATCCTATGAACAATCATCTTCGAAGAGAAATCATACGTTATGGCGAATTTGCTCAAGGTTGCTATGACTCATTCGACTTCGATCCTCACTCTAAATATTGCGGCTCTTGCAAATACCATCCTTCTGATTTCTTTTCAAACCTTGACTTACATCTCCACAAAGGCTACACCATAACATGTTACCTCTACGCAACATCCAACATCAACCTCCCAAACTTCTTTCAGAAATCCAAACTCAGCTCCATTTGGAGCCAACATGCGAACTGGATGGGTTATGTAGCTGTAGCTACGGACGAAGAAGAGGTAAGTCGACTTGGAAGACGTGACATAGTCATCGCTTGGAGAGGCACAGTCACTTATCTCGAATGGATTTATGACTTAAAAGATATTCTTTGTTCAGCTAACTTCGGTGACGACCCATTGATCAAGATTGAACTAGGTTTTTATGACTTGTACACCAAGAAAGAAGTTTCTTGCAAATTCTCTTCGTTTTCGGCTCGGGAACAGGTTCTGGCCGAAGTCAAACGGCTTCTCGAGTACTACGGCACCGGAGAAGAAGGTCATGAGATAAGCATCACCGTGACAGGGCACAGCCTCGGTGCATCTCTTGCCTTGGTCAGTGCTTATGATATCGCGGAGCTTAACCTGAATTATTTACCCGAAAACAATAATAAAGTCCCAATTACTGTATTCTCCTTCTCAGGACCTCGAGTTGGTAACTTGAGGTTCAAGGAACGATGCGACGAACTAGGGCTTAAGGTTCTGAGAGTGGTTAATATACACGACAAGGTACCTTCTGTTCCAGGGATATTCGCAAACGAGAAGTTTCACTTTCAGAAGTatgtagaagaaaaaacatCATTCCCATGGAGCTACGCGCATGTGGGTGTCGAGCTTGCCTTGGACCACAAGAAAAGCCCATTTCTTAAACAGACTAGGGATTTGGGTTGTGCACATAACCTAGAAGCTTTGCTTCATTTGGTGGATGGATATCatggaaaagaagaagcagagactATGTTTTGTTCAGCGACAAATAGAGACATAGCTTTAGTGAATAAGAGTTGTGATTTCTTGAGAAGTGAGTACCACGTGCCGCCTTGTTGGAGACAAGACGAGAACAAAGGGATGGTCAAGAGCAGCGACGGACGGTGGGTTCTACCGGAACGACCACAGCTCGAACCTCACTGGCCGGAGGATATCgctcatcatcttcaacaagTACTTGGGAATGTTAATGATTATGATTTCAAACCCACAGTGACTTAA